In Dermatophagoides farinae isolate YC_2012a chromosome 9, ASM2471394v1, whole genome shotgun sequence, a genomic segment contains:
- the LOC124497637 gene encoding glutamate receptor ionotropic, kainate 2 isoform X1 → MKMKRIFHCFKFRHRHYRNQWNLVSTASSSSSSIFINLIINILYIFIIIIITLSTTTIPTTTTILVDCLPKMIKIGGIFSPDQFEQATVFRYAIDRLNNDNNMAIGSSGSNGNNNARILPKTKLQANIVQINLDDSFHGHKQVCSLLENGSIALFGPLNGKLYRHVQSILDSLEIPHLECHWNTMKQSNNQLSVNIYPKHDYLSMAFIDIVKSWKWKTFVIVYEANEGLMRIQEFLKEAEKNEWNIRLYQIQDRMYRDIFWEIKQNNINNLLLDLDRDNIFLALKHAQQVGMMTENQNYLITSLDLHTINLENFQYAKTKITALSLIDFSSKELHDVINHLRFSYRFRSLPQPSSSLSSILSKSTTTSTFPDPPIRLANTILTESALLYDSVRLFATALKDLDQSQSISMPTTSCTNMNPWLYGTSLMNYMRPISFQGITGLVGFDQQGKRSHFRLHLMTITRQGLQTVGSWDRNELAYKRLKIKPEWQSTFQIGTLENKTLRVTTILNDPYCMYTESSETKIGNERFEGYIIDLVEELSKLLGFKYIFKLVDDGVYGTNENGEWNGLIGEVIKKKADIAVVDLTITSKRAEAVDFTLPFMNTGISILFKKPTTKVTTLFSFLSPLSSTVWCYVLAAYVGVSTVLFFVGRMSPYEWENPNPCRENDGVLENNFSQLNSFFFTIGSLMQQGSDLAPKAMSTRTIAGLWYFFTLIMISSYTANLAAFLTVEKVIYPIKDAEDLSKQTTIEYGCLNSGSTKAFFRESNLSTFKRMYEFMKSRPHVFMAKNEDGRKRVERGNYAYLMESASIEYIIERNCNLTQIGGLLDTKGYGIATRKRSKYRNLLSEAILKLQESGRLLELKEKWWKQKKGGGQCIDDAKKSSSSVTALKMDNVGGVFVVLIGGLALAFCLALCEFWFHAKTPHKACDVVCEELSKDLKFAMMCQSKTKPNRDPSPRSRSLSSSTESYNTVLSPNNNGIIGATAIINNLHTKNQQISSLLLSQTPTLGQMHHSISQYSNCQILTTGPSTNQPSQLLPLFQQQQQHQQQQQQQQSSSSTTELQSPTSITHLRTPSITNNNGTTLAEQIELEMEHQQQQQQRRGQLIL, encoded by the exons atgaaaatgaaaagaatttttcattgttttaaatttcgtcatcgtcattatcgaAATCAATGGAATTTAGTATcaacagcatcatcatcatcatcatcgatattcatcaatttaattataaatattctatacattttcatcatcatcatcattacattatcaacaacaacaataccgACTACTACTACCATATTGGTAGATTGTTTaccaaaaatgattaaaattg gCGGAATATTCTCACCGGATCAATTTGAACAGGCGACTGTATTTCGTTATGCAATCGATAGgctcaataatgataataatatggcCATTGGGAGCAGCGGCAGCAATGGAAACAACAATGCAAGAATATTgcccaaaacaaaactacaGGCAAATATTGTACAAATCAATTTGGATGATAGTTTTCATGGCCATAAACAAG taTGTTCATTATTGGAAAATGGTTCCATTGCATTATTTGGGCCATTAAATGGTAAATTATATCGTCATGTACAATCAATATTGGATTCATTAGAAATACCACATCTTGAATGTCATTGGAATacaatgaaacaatcaaataatcaattatcgGTGAATATTTATCCAAAACATGATTATTTAAGTATGGCATTCATAGATATTGTTAAATCatggaaatggaaaacatTCGTTATTGTTTATGAAGCCAATGAAG gTTTAATGCGTATACAAGAATTTCTTAaagaagcagaaaaaaatgaatggaatataCGTTTATATCAAATACAGGATCGTATGTATCGTGATATATTCTGGGAAATCAAACagaataatattaataatctATTGCTCGATTTGGATCGTGATAATATATTTTTGGCGCTCAAACAT GCACAACAAGTTGGAATGATGactgaaaatcaaaattatcttATTACATCATTG gATCTTCATACAAtaaatttggaaaattttcaatatgctaaaacaaaaattactgCTCTCAGTTTAATAGATTTTTCATCTAAAGAGCTTCATGATGTGATTAATCATTTACGTTTTAGTTATCGTTTTCGTTCATTACCACagccgtcatcatcattatcatcaattttatcaaaatctACAACAACATCTACATTTCCAGATCCACCCATAAGACTTGCCAATACAAttttg acaGAATCAGCATTGTTATATGATTCAGTACGTTTATTTGCAACAGCATTAAAAGATTTGGATCAAAGTCAATCAATATCGATGCCAACCACATCATGTACAAATATGAATCCATGGTTATATGGTAcatcattaatgaattatatgagacct atttcatttcaaggAATCACCGGTCTAGTTGGTTTTGATCAACAAGGAAAACGTAGCCATTTTCGTTTACATTTAATGACAATCACAAGACAAGGACTTCAAACT GTTGGTTCCTGGGATCGTAATGAATTGGCATATAAacgattgaaaattaaaccAGAATGGCAATCAACATTTCAGATTGGAacattggaaaataaaacattacGTGTAACGACCATATTGAATGATCCATATTGTATGTATACAGAATCAtcggaaacaaaaatcggtAATGAACGTTTTGAGGGTTATATTATTGATCTGGTTGAAGAATTATCAAAACTACTTGGttttaaatatatatttaaactcgttgatgatggtgtttatggtacaaatgaaaatggtgaatGGAATGGTCTTATTG gCGAAgtaatcaagaaaaaagcCGATATTGCTGTCGTTGATCTGACAATTACATCGAAACGTGCCGAAGCTGTTGATTTTactttg cCTTTTATGAATACAGGAATCAGTATTCTGTTTAAAAAACCAACCACCAAAGTGAccacattattttcatttttatcaccattatccAGTACTGTTTGGTGTTATGTATTGGCCGCTTATGTTGGTGTGTCCActgtattgttttttgttggccGTATGTCACCATATGAATGGGAGAATCCAAATCCATGTAGAGAGAATGATGGTGTacttgaaaataatttttcacagctcaatagttttttctttacaattGGTTCATTAATGCAACAAGGATCAGATTTAGCGCCCAA AGCAATGTCCACTCGTACAATTGCTGGTCTTTGgtatttttttacattaatcatgatatcatcatatacagCTAATTTAGCTGCATTTTTGACAGTGGAAAAAGTTATCTATCCAATAAAAGATGCTGAAGATTtatccaaacaaacaacaattgaatatGGCTGTCTGAATAGTGGTTCAACAAAAGCATTTTTTCGTGAATCAAATCTATCAACATTTAAACGGATGTATGAATTTATGAAATCACGTCCACATGTATTTATGGCTAAAAATGAAGATGGTCGTAAACGTGTTGAAAGAGGCAATTATGCTTATCTAATGGAATCGGCTAGTATTGAATATATTATCGAAAGAAATTGTAATCTAACACAGATTGGTGGCTTATTAGATACAAAAGGTTATGGTATTGCAACAAGAAAAC gaTCAAAATATCGTAACCTATTATCGGAAGCGATACTAAAATTACAAGAATCTGGTCGTTTATtagaattgaaagaaaaatggtggaaacagaaaaaaggCGGTGGACAATGTATtgatgatgcaaaaaaatcatcatcatctgtaaCGGCATTAAAAATGGACAATGTGGGTGGTGTATTCGTTGTATTGATTGGTGGCCTTGCATTAGCATTCTGTTTGGCTTTATGTGAATTTTGGTTTCATGCAAAAACTCCACATAAAGCTTGT GATGTTGTTTGTGAAGAATTGTCAAAAGATTTAAAATTTGCAATGATGTGTCAAAGTAAAACGAAACCAAATCGTGATCCATCACCAAGATcaagatcattatcatcatctactgAATCATATAATACAGTATTGTCAccgaataataatggtattaTTGGTGCTACTgccattatcaataatttgcatacaaaaaatcaacaaatatcatcattattgttaagTCAAACACCAACATTAGGCCAAAtgcatcattcaatttcacaGTATTCTAATTGTCAGATTCTTACAACAGGACCATCAACAAATCAACCATCACAATTACTGCCattatttcaacaacaacagcaacatcaacaacaacaacaacaacaacaatcatcatcatcaacaacagaattaCAATCACCAACATCTATAACTCATTTACGAACACCATCCATAACAAATAACAATGGAACAACATTAGCTGAACAAATCGAGCTTGAAATGGAAcatcagcagcaacaacaacaaagacgaGGGCAGCTAATTCTGTAA
- the LOC124497637 gene encoding glutamate receptor ionotropic, kainate 2 isoform X2: protein MKMKRIFHCFKFRHRHYRNQWNLVSTASSSSSSIFINLIINILYIFIIIIITLSTTTIPTTTTILVDCLPKMIKIGGIFSPDQFEQATVFRYAIDRLNNDNNMAIGSSGSNGNNNARILPKTKLQANIVQINLDDSFHGHKQGLMRIQEFLKEAEKNEWNIRLYQIQDRMYRDIFWEIKQNNINNLLLDLDRDNIFLALKHAQQVGMMTENQNYLITSLDLHTINLENFQYAKTKITALSLIDFSSKELHDVINHLRFSYRFRSLPQPSSSLSSILSKSTTTSTFPDPPIRLANTILTESALLYDSVRLFATALKDLDQSQSISMPTTSCTNMNPWLYGTSLMNYMRPISFQGITGLVGFDQQGKRSHFRLHLMTITRQGLQTVGSWDRNELAYKRLKIKPEWQSTFQIGTLENKTLRVTTILNDPYCMYTESSETKIGNERFEGYIIDLVEELSKLLGFKYIFKLVDDGVYGTNENGEWNGLIGEVIKKKADIAVVDLTITSKRAEAVDFTLPFMNTGISILFKKPTTKVTTLFSFLSPLSSTVWCYVLAAYVGVSTVLFFVGRMSPYEWENPNPCRENDGVLENNFSQLNSFFFTIGSLMQQGSDLAPKAMSTRTIAGLWYFFTLIMISSYTANLAAFLTVEKVIYPIKDAEDLSKQTTIEYGCLNSGSTKAFFRESNLSTFKRMYEFMKSRPHVFMAKNEDGRKRVERGNYAYLMESASIEYIIERNCNLTQIGGLLDTKGYGIATRKRSKYRNLLSEAILKLQESGRLLELKEKWWKQKKGGGQCIDDAKKSSSSVTALKMDNVGGVFVVLIGGLALAFCLALCEFWFHAKTPHKACDVVCEELSKDLKFAMMCQSKTKPNRDPSPRSRSLSSSTESYNTVLSPNNNGIIGATAIINNLHTKNQQISSLLLSQTPTLGQMHHSISQYSNCQILTTGPSTNQPSQLLPLFQQQQQHQQQQQQQQSSSSTTELQSPTSITHLRTPSITNNNGTTLAEQIELEMEHQQQQQQRRGQLIL from the exons atgaaaatgaaaagaatttttcattgttttaaatttcgtcatcgtcattatcgaAATCAATGGAATTTAGTATcaacagcatcatcatcatcatcatcgatattcatcaatttaattataaatattctatacattttcatcatcatcatcattacattatcaacaacaacaataccgACTACTACTACCATATTGGTAGATTGTTTaccaaaaatgattaaaattg gCGGAATATTCTCACCGGATCAATTTGAACAGGCGACTGTATTTCGTTATGCAATCGATAGgctcaataatgataataatatggcCATTGGGAGCAGCGGCAGCAATGGAAACAACAATGCAAGAATATTgcccaaaacaaaactacaGGCAAATATTGTACAAATCAATTTGGATGATAGTTTTCATGGCCATAAACAAG gTTTAATGCGTATACAAGAATTTCTTAaagaagcagaaaaaaatgaatggaatataCGTTTATATCAAATACAGGATCGTATGTATCGTGATATATTCTGGGAAATCAAACagaataatattaataatctATTGCTCGATTTGGATCGTGATAATATATTTTTGGCGCTCAAACAT GCACAACAAGTTGGAATGATGactgaaaatcaaaattatcttATTACATCATTG gATCTTCATACAAtaaatttggaaaattttcaatatgctaaaacaaaaattactgCTCTCAGTTTAATAGATTTTTCATCTAAAGAGCTTCATGATGTGATTAATCATTTACGTTTTAGTTATCGTTTTCGTTCATTACCACagccgtcatcatcattatcatcaattttatcaaaatctACAACAACATCTACATTTCCAGATCCACCCATAAGACTTGCCAATACAAttttg acaGAATCAGCATTGTTATATGATTCAGTACGTTTATTTGCAACAGCATTAAAAGATTTGGATCAAAGTCAATCAATATCGATGCCAACCACATCATGTACAAATATGAATCCATGGTTATATGGTAcatcattaatgaattatatgagacct atttcatttcaaggAATCACCGGTCTAGTTGGTTTTGATCAACAAGGAAAACGTAGCCATTTTCGTTTACATTTAATGACAATCACAAGACAAGGACTTCAAACT GTTGGTTCCTGGGATCGTAATGAATTGGCATATAAacgattgaaaattaaaccAGAATGGCAATCAACATTTCAGATTGGAacattggaaaataaaacattacGTGTAACGACCATATTGAATGATCCATATTGTATGTATACAGAATCAtcggaaacaaaaatcggtAATGAACGTTTTGAGGGTTATATTATTGATCTGGTTGAAGAATTATCAAAACTACTTGGttttaaatatatatttaaactcgttgatgatggtgtttatggtacaaatgaaaatggtgaatGGAATGGTCTTATTG gCGAAgtaatcaagaaaaaagcCGATATTGCTGTCGTTGATCTGACAATTACATCGAAACGTGCCGAAGCTGTTGATTTTactttg cCTTTTATGAATACAGGAATCAGTATTCTGTTTAAAAAACCAACCACCAAAGTGAccacattattttcatttttatcaccattatccAGTACTGTTTGGTGTTATGTATTGGCCGCTTATGTTGGTGTGTCCActgtattgttttttgttggccGTATGTCACCATATGAATGGGAGAATCCAAATCCATGTAGAGAGAATGATGGTGTacttgaaaataatttttcacagctcaatagttttttctttacaattGGTTCATTAATGCAACAAGGATCAGATTTAGCGCCCAA AGCAATGTCCACTCGTACAATTGCTGGTCTTTGgtatttttttacattaatcatgatatcatcatatacagCTAATTTAGCTGCATTTTTGACAGTGGAAAAAGTTATCTATCCAATAAAAGATGCTGAAGATTtatccaaacaaacaacaattgaatatGGCTGTCTGAATAGTGGTTCAACAAAAGCATTTTTTCGTGAATCAAATCTATCAACATTTAAACGGATGTATGAATTTATGAAATCACGTCCACATGTATTTATGGCTAAAAATGAAGATGGTCGTAAACGTGTTGAAAGAGGCAATTATGCTTATCTAATGGAATCGGCTAGTATTGAATATATTATCGAAAGAAATTGTAATCTAACACAGATTGGTGGCTTATTAGATACAAAAGGTTATGGTATTGCAACAAGAAAAC gaTCAAAATATCGTAACCTATTATCGGAAGCGATACTAAAATTACAAGAATCTGGTCGTTTATtagaattgaaagaaaaatggtggaaacagaaaaaaggCGGTGGACAATGTATtgatgatgcaaaaaaatcatcatcatctgtaaCGGCATTAAAAATGGACAATGTGGGTGGTGTATTCGTTGTATTGATTGGTGGCCTTGCATTAGCATTCTGTTTGGCTTTATGTGAATTTTGGTTTCATGCAAAAACTCCACATAAAGCTTGT GATGTTGTTTGTGAAGAATTGTCAAAAGATTTAAAATTTGCAATGATGTGTCAAAGTAAAACGAAACCAAATCGTGATCCATCACCAAGATcaagatcattatcatcatctactgAATCATATAATACAGTATTGTCAccgaataataatggtattaTTGGTGCTACTgccattatcaataatttgcatacaaaaaatcaacaaatatcatcattattgttaagTCAAACACCAACATTAGGCCAAAtgcatcattcaatttcacaGTATTCTAATTGTCAGATTCTTACAACAGGACCATCAACAAATCAACCATCACAATTACTGCCattatttcaacaacaacagcaacatcaacaacaacaacaacaacaacaatcatcatcatcaacaacagaattaCAATCACCAACATCTATAACTCATTTACGAACACCATCCATAACAAATAACAATGGAACAACATTAGCTGAACAAATCGAGCTTGAAATGGAAcatcagcagcaacaacaacaaagacgaGGGCAGCTAATTCTGTAA